The Gymnodinialimonas sp. 57CJ19 genome includes a window with the following:
- a CDS encoding MFS transporter, producing MITVIRSAWALLFGMFLLQIGNGLQGSLMGVRGAIENFSTFQLSLIGSAYFIGFLGGSSMAPKFIARVGHVRVFAALASFISAIVISYPIVADPYVWMVLRVGIGFCLSGVYVTAESWLNNSSTNETRGQSLSAYMLMQMFGLVAAQGFLAAGDPSGWLLFVIPSILVSLSFAPILLAATPTPAIEETRSMSLRQLYDASPFASVAMLLMGGVFAGQFVMAPVYATELGLNLQQLSGFVSAIFLGAIAFQYPIGWMSDRMDRRLLIVGAAFLGAAVSILGMFLGGNYWALLAIAALSGGLAQPLYALIIAYINDYLEPEDMPAASGGMIFVNGIGAISGPPLMGLLMGNIGASGFWLFLAVVLVSMGVYGVFRMTQRVSAYTEEDDYDAVPYASIMPGTASPVAVEAAQEYYVEAAEEMASDAEEDQDP from the coding sequence ATGATCACCGTTATCCGCAGCGCATGGGCGCTACTTTTTGGCATGTTCCTCTTGCAGATCGGCAACGGCCTGCAAGGCTCCCTCATGGGTGTTCGGGGCGCGATCGAGAACTTCTCGACATTCCAATTGTCCCTGATCGGTTCGGCCTATTTCATTGGCTTTCTGGGCGGTTCCAGCATGGCGCCCAAGTTCATCGCCCGGGTTGGCCATGTACGCGTCTTTGCGGCGCTGGCCTCTTTCATCTCGGCGATTGTGATCTCTTACCCCATCGTCGCCGACCCCTATGTCTGGATGGTTCTGCGCGTTGGCATCGGGTTTTGCCTGTCCGGCGTTTATGTGACGGCCGAGTCGTGGCTGAACAATTCCTCCACCAACGAGACCCGGGGCCAGTCGCTTTCGGCCTATATGCTGATGCAGATGTTCGGCCTTGTGGCGGCGCAGGGCTTTCTTGCGGCGGGTGATCCTTCGGGTTGGCTGTTGTTCGTGATCCCCTCGATCCTGGTGTCGCTGTCGTTCGCGCCGATCCTTCTGGCCGCCACGCCGACACCGGCGATCGAAGAAACTCGTTCCATGTCGCTGCGCCAACTCTATGACGCCTCACCCTTCGCCTCGGTCGCGATGCTGCTGATGGGGGGCGTGTTTGCGGGCCAATTCGTCATGGCCCCGGTCTATGCGACGGAACTGGGCCTGAACCTGCAACAGCTCTCCGGTTTCGTGTCCGCCATCTTTCTGGGGGCGATTGCGTTTCAATACCCCATCGGCTGGATGTCGGACCGTATGGACCGCCGCCTGTTGATCGTGGGGGCTGCGTTTCTGGGGGCGGCTGTGTCGATCCTGGGGATGTTCTTGGGCGGCAACTACTGGGCGCTTCTGGCCATCGCCGCGCTGTCGGGCGGTCTGGCGCAGCCGCTATACGCGCTCATCATCGCCTATATAAACGACTATCTGGAACCGGAAGACATGCCCGCTGCCTCGGGCGGGATGATCTTTGTGAACGGCATTGGTGCAATATCTGGCCCGCCTCTCATGGGTCTGTTGATGGGTAATATCGGGGCCTCCGGGTTCTGGCTGTTTCTTGCCGTAGTCCTTGTCTCCATGGGCGTTTACGGGGTCTTCCGGATGACGCAGCGGGTCTCGGCCTACACCGAGGAAGACGATTACGACGCGGTTCCTTACGCCTCGATCATGCCGGGCACTGCATCGCCTGTAGCCGTTGAGGCCGCGCAGGAGTACTATGTGGAGGCCGCTGAAGAAATGGCGAGCGATGCAGAAGAGGATCAAGACCCATGA
- the queA gene encoding tRNA preQ1(34) S-adenosylmethionine ribosyltransferase-isomerase QueA translates to MKLDDFDFDLPDALIATRPARPRSSAKLLVADGAATRDLTVADLPAQLRAGDRLVLNDTRVIPARLSGTRTRMSAQGEVTAKIEVTLMEPQPDGTWSALGKPMRKLKVGEIVIFSKDLRAEVKAMDEGLRLAFNLSGDDFDAALNAAGAMPLPPYIAGKRAPDARDHDDYQTIWAKHAGAVAAPTASLHFDAELMAALSAKGVEVSYVTLHVGAGTFLPVTVEDVTTHKMHAEWGEVSAEAAAQINAAKAAGGRVIPVGTTALRLIESAAKDGQVHPFEGTTEIFIYPGYTWQITDALMTNFHLPKSTLLMLVSALMGKDRMDAVYAHAIAQGYRFFSYGDASLLIPSQTRQT, encoded by the coding sequence ATGAAACTTGACGACTTCGATTTTGACCTGCCTGACGCCCTGATCGCCACACGGCCGGCGCGGCCCCGGTCCTCGGCGAAACTGTTGGTGGCGGACGGGGCGGCGACCCGTGATCTGACCGTCGCCGACCTGCCTGCGCAACTGCGGGCGGGGGATCGTTTGGTGCTGAACGATACCCGCGTGATCCCCGCACGGCTATCGGGCACGCGCACAAGGATGAGCGCCCAGGGCGAGGTTACCGCCAAGATCGAAGTGACCCTGATGGAGCCGCAACCCGATGGCACATGGTCCGCCCTTGGAAAGCCCATGCGCAAGCTGAAGGTGGGGGAGATTGTTATCTTTTCCAAGGATTTGCGGGCGGAAGTTAAAGCGATGGATGAAGGCTTGCGCCTGGCCTTCAACCTCAGCGGGGATGACTTTGACGCCGCCCTCAATGCCGCCGGTGCCATGCCTTTGCCTCCGTACATCGCGGGCAAGCGCGCCCCCGATGCGCGTGACCATGACGACTACCAGACCATCTGGGCCAAACACGCGGGCGCAGTCGCCGCGCCGACGGCCAGCTTGCACTTCGACGCAGAGCTTATGGCCGCGCTCTCGGCCAAGGGGGTGGAGGTCTCTTACGTCACCCTCCATGTGGGCGCGGGCACGTTTTTGCCCGTCACCGTCGAAGACGTCACCACCCACAAGATGCACGCCGAATGGGGCGAGGTCAGCGCCGAGGCCGCCGCCCAGATCAACGCCGCCAAAGCCGCCGGCGGGCGGGTCATTCCCGTGGGCACCACTGCTCTGCGCCTGATTGAGAGCGCGGCGAAAGATGGCCAGGTTCATCCGTTCGAGGGCACGACCGAAATCTTCATCTACCCCGGCTACACGTGGCAGATCACCGACGCGCTGATGACCAACTTTCACCTGCCCAAATCGACTCTGCTGATGCTGGTCAGCGCGTTGATGGGCAAGGACCGGATGGACGCCGTCTACGCCCATGCCATCGCGCAGGGCTATCGCTTTTTCTCCTATGGCGACGCCTCTTTGCTAATTCCGTCGCAAACCCGCCAGACCTAG
- a CDS encoding ferritin-like domain-containing protein: protein MIPLAEMADQVLRTADARAKTALSRRFAAQWQAARDAGARPEIGTAPPPDAPARSDAPVLLDPRDVPRRKPGSPQGRIAILHAVAHIELNAVDLHWDLIARFSATPFPIGFFDDWVRAADEESKHFNLIADCLEVMGSHYGALPAHAGMWRAAQDTAGDLLGRLAVVPMVLEARGLDVTPGMIKIFQNAKNDPAAQQAVDAMQVIYAEEVHHVAYGSKWFHFLCGRHDLDPKEAFHDLVQRYFHGPLKPPFNEEKRAEAGIPPDFYWPLADEIRR, encoded by the coding sequence ATGATCCCCCTTGCCGAAATGGCCGACCAGGTCCTGCGCACGGCCGATGCCCGCGCAAAAACTGCCCTGTCGCGGCGCTTCGCGGCCCAGTGGCAAGCCGCCCGTGACGCTGGCGCACGCCCCGAGATTGGCACCGCCCCTCCGCCCGATGCCCCGGCCCGATCCGACGCGCCTGTGCTGCTTGATCCGCGCGACGTGCCACGCCGCAAACCGGGTTCGCCGCAGGGGCGCATCGCGATCCTGCACGCCGTCGCTCATATCGAATTGAACGCCGTCGACCTGCACTGGGATCTGATCGCCCGATTTTCGGCCACGCCCTTTCCCATCGGCTTTTTCGACGATTGGGTCCGCGCCGCCGATGAGGAATCAAAGCATTTCAACCTGATCGCCGATTGTCTGGAGGTCATGGGGTCCCACTACGGGGCTCTGCCTGCCCACGCTGGCATGTGGCGCGCGGCGCAAGACACCGCGGGCGATCTGTTGGGCCGCCTCGCCGTGGTGCCCATGGTGCTCGAGGCCCGTGGCCTCGATGTCACGCCGGGGATGATCAAGATCTTCCAGAACGCCAAGAACGACCCCGCCGCGCAGCAGGCGGTAGACGCCATGCAAGTGATTTACGCCGAAGAGGTCCACCACGTGGCCTATGGCTCCAAGTGGTTCCACTTCCTGTGTGGCCGCCATGACCTTGACCCGAAAGAGGCGTTTCACGATCTGGTCCAGCGCTATTTCCACGGCCCCCTGAAGCCGCCGTTCAACGAAGAGAAACGGGCCGAGGCGGGCATTCCGCCAGACTTCTACTGGCCACTGGCGGACGAGATTCGACGCTAA
- a CDS encoding M23 family metallopeptidase, whose amino-acid sequence MNSRLYGRVNAALERHLPEQRLFLKSEEGTRFIRLRPITQASMILGSAVAVGWTVIVTSFFLIDSISSGNARDLAAREQESYQLRLNLLAHERDARAAEASAAQDRFALAMDQVSAMQTQLLDSEERARELEIAVDVIQATLRRTIGERDDARVAQAALQSELQADTGTVLTAAEREDELEQTLAFLNQALEFTAEERDTGYTLVAEAEEEINRLNFEAALTDERSSRVFRQLEEAVAVSMEPLDEMFRAAGMNTDDLIDAVRRGYSGQGGPLTPILSTSGEPADGLSMRANEVLESLDRINMYRIAAERLPLANPVNGSYRNTSGFGPRGDPFNGSRRMHNGVDFAGARGTQIVAGGEGTVTHAGRMSGYGNTVEVTHANGFMTRYAHLSRIRVNEGQRVSRGDLLGDMGCTGRCTGTHLHYEVHRNGTPVNPMTFIRAGRNVF is encoded by the coding sequence GTGAACTCTCGGCTTTATGGCCGCGTGAATGCGGCGCTTGAACGGCATCTGCCAGAACAACGCCTCTTCCTGAAATCGGAAGAGGGGACGCGGTTTATCCGCCTTCGCCCTATCACGCAGGCAAGCATGATTTTGGGGTCTGCCGTTGCGGTGGGCTGGACAGTCATCGTCACGTCATTTTTTCTGATCGACTCCATTTCCTCGGGCAACGCTCGGGACCTGGCGGCGCGCGAACAGGAATCCTATCAACTGCGCCTGAACCTTCTGGCCCATGAGCGCGACGCCCGCGCCGCCGAGGCCAGCGCCGCCCAGGACCGCTTCGCTTTGGCGATGGATCAGGTGTCGGCGATGCAGACGCAACTTCTCGACAGTGAAGAACGCGCCCGTGAATTGGAAATCGCCGTTGACGTGATCCAGGCCACCCTGCGCCGCACCATCGGCGAACGCGACGACGCCCGTGTCGCCCAAGCGGCCCTCCAGTCGGAACTGCAAGCGGACACCGGCACCGTCCTGACCGCCGCCGAGCGCGAAGACGAGCTGGAGCAAACCCTCGCCTTCCTGAACCAGGCTCTCGAGTTTACCGCCGAAGAACGTGACACCGGCTACACGCTGGTTGCTGAGGCGGAAGAGGAAATCAACCGCCTGAACTTCGAAGCGGCCCTCACCGACGAACGCTCCAGCCGCGTGTTCCGCCAGTTGGAAGAGGCGGTCGCCGTTTCCATGGAACCGCTGGACGAAATGTTCCGTGCCGCCGGCATGAACACCGACGATCTGATCGACGCCGTGCGCCGGGGCTATTCCGGCCAGGGCGGCCCGCTGACGCCGATCCTGTCCACCTCCGGGGAGCCCGCCGACGGATTGTCGATGCGCGCCAATGAGGTTCTCGAAAGCCTCGACCGGATCAACATGTACCGCATCGCGGCCGAGCGTCTTCCGCTTGCCAACCCGGTCAACGGTTCTTACCGCAACACGTCGGGCTTCGGCCCGCGCGGCGACCCGTTCAACGGGTCGCGCCGGATGCACAACGGCGTTGACTTCGCCGGGGCCCGTGGCACGCAGATTGTTGCCGGTGGCGAGGGAACTGTGACCCACGCTGGACGGATGAGCGGTTACGGCAATACAGTAGAAGTGACCCATGCTAACGGGTTCATGACTCGCTACGCGCATCTATCGCGTATTCGCGTGAACGAAGGCCAAAGGGTCTCGCGCGGGGACTTGTTAGGTGATATGGGCTGCACGGGTCGGTGCACAGGCACGCATTTGCACTATGAAGTGCATCGCAATGGCACGCCTGTTAATCCGATGACGTTCATAAGGGCAGGACGCAATGTTTTCTAA
- a CDS encoding AsmA-like C-terminal region-containing protein, translating to MTGSGTDEAEQQGRGRRRWRIALIVLALVVVLPLGAAWVRLSIAPMSLPAAMQDQIEARINAAMALGDVSVGDMVLGLPQGGRAPALEFRDVVMTTVEGDVRAAFPVLRLRVAPGPLVLGRARIKRIVVVGAGLNMTRDADGRIDLAFAGNFAGGDDADSTGERAERTLVETLALLDLMFAREVFSRLDEVRGEAMQVSLSDAETGRDMRLHGAEVRLTRGEGAMTLQIDGNLEGSRDAALSVTIGRDAIRGVTDMAMVFDTLAAQDLAAMSPALGWLDLMRAPIDGELTAELGDDGVLGALDGALQIGPGQVTLPGQDAPLPFNAMEARLSYAPGTRRARFEQLAVSADQLSFEAVGHADIDAAGRVFTGQFAVRDVIADPEGMFDAPLQIDGLMLDLRLSLGEIVRLDVGQATVFDGAFRATARGRAMAAPEGLTLALDLSMAEVDVASALSYWPATAIPNTRWWVTERMLAGTATGADLSLRMQPDHDPIYELSFDFTDADLIALPAGPPIRGASGFLRLENDTLSVGLDGGGVAAEGQGAVSLAGSRMRIGDVSVPGPLATFDLEINGDVPDLMHILAGPPFAVLEASGYAPDEIGTGQIVAQAALATHLVARTEATGFDGVDIDASAIVTGYRGTELVPDRTLTSNRLTVAMTSERLSVGGRGALDGVPVTGNWSVLLDPSAPPGSLIEARAQVDRASLATFGVDLPDWLISGQGEADMTVALHPTRPAQLRVRSDLDGIALAIPPLAWRMAAGRTGDFTAELTLGLQPEVRSLALEGAGLSLDGAVTFTEDGYLNRFSAGRFRLGQWLDVQGGLVGRGNAAPAIEVSGGVLDFRTMPSLLGASGSGGGGDVGPLDVRLDRMQITEGIALTGLRASLDGATGSGQFRGQVNNGAPISGQLVPSANGPSVRLQSPDGGAVLRSADIFENMHGGAFDLILAARAQSGEYDGRLTIDSPRLRDASVMAELLNLISVVGLLEQLSGDGINLGQVDGAFRITPTAITVQEGTAVGPSMGFSMDGVYDVASGRYEMQGVVSPFYLVNGLFGAIFATRREGLFGFNYRLIGDSDDTRVTVNPLSILTPGIFREIFRAPPPDFSQ from the coding sequence TTGACGGGTAGCGGCACGGACGAAGCAGAGCAGCAAGGCAGGGGGCGCAGGCGCTGGCGCATTGCGCTCATCGTGCTGGCGTTGGTTGTTGTGCTGCCGTTGGGCGCGGCCTGGGTGCGGTTATCAATTGCGCCGATGAGCTTGCCCGCCGCGATGCAGGACCAGATCGAGGCGCGGATCAACGCGGCGATGGCGTTGGGCGATGTCTCGGTCGGGGATATGGTTCTGGGCTTGCCGCAAGGGGGACGTGCGCCGGCGTTGGAATTCCGCGATGTGGTGATGACCACCGTGGAGGGCGACGTGAGGGCGGCGTTTCCGGTGCTGCGGTTGCGCGTGGCGCCGGGGCCGCTGGTGTTGGGCCGGGCGCGGATCAAGCGGATTGTGGTGGTGGGCGCGGGCCTGAACATGACCCGAGACGCCGATGGGCGCATTGATTTGGCCTTTGCCGGGAATTTCGCCGGTGGCGATGACGCGGATAGCACCGGGGAGCGGGCGGAGCGGACCTTGGTGGAAACGTTGGCGCTGTTGGATCTGATGTTCGCGCGAGAGGTATTCTCCCGCCTCGACGAAGTGCGCGGAGAGGCGATGCAGGTGAGCTTGTCGGACGCCGAGACGGGGCGCGACATGCGCTTGCACGGGGCCGAGGTGCGCCTGACGCGGGGCGAGGGCGCGATGACCTTGCAGATTGACGGTAATCTGGAAGGCAGCCGCGATGCGGCGTTGAGCGTGACCATTGGCCGGGATGCGATCCGGGGCGTCACCGACATGGCGATGGTTTTTGACACCTTGGCGGCACAGGATTTGGCCGCCATGTCTCCGGCTTTGGGGTGGTTGGACCTGATGCGCGCGCCGATTGACGGCGAATTGACGGCAGAGCTTGGGGATGACGGTGTTTTGGGCGCCTTGGATGGCGCGTTGCAGATCGGGCCGGGGCAGGTGACCTTGCCGGGACAGGACGCGCCGCTGCCGTTCAACGCGATGGAAGCACGGCTCAGCTACGCGCCCGGCACCCGACGCGCCCGGTTCGAGCAGCTGGCTGTTTCGGCAGATCAGCTCTCGTTCGAGGCGGTGGGCCATGCGGATATTGACGCGGCGGGCCGGGTGTTTACCGGGCAATTCGCCGTGCGCGATGTGATCGCTGATCCCGAGGGGATGTTCGATGCGCCTTTGCAAATTGATGGGCTGATGCTCGATCTGCGCCTTAGCTTGGGCGAAATCGTGCGCCTTGATGTGGGGCAGGCGACGGTCTTTGATGGCGCCTTTCGCGCCACGGCAAGGGGCCGCGCTATGGCTGCGCCGGAGGGGCTGACGCTGGCCCTTGACCTGTCGATGGCCGAGGTGGATGTCGCCTCGGCCCTGTCGTATTGGCCCGCCACGGCGATCCCCAATACCCGCTGGTGGGTGACCGAGCGGATGTTGGCAGGCACGGCGACGGGCGCGGATTTGTCGCTACGAATGCAGCCCGACCACGACCCGATTTACGAGCTGTCCTTTGACTTCACCGACGCCGATCTGATCGCCTTGCCTGCGGGGCCGCCGATCCGTGGCGCATCGGGGTTCTTGCGGCTGGAGAATGACACGCTCTCCGTCGGGCTGGATGGCGGCGGCGTCGCGGCCGAAGGGCAGGGCGCAGTGTCGCTTGCGGGGTCCCGGATGCGGATTGGCGATGTCTCGGTTCCGGGGCCGTTGGCCACGTTTGACCTTGAAATCAACGGCGATGTCCCGGACCTGATGCATATCCTCGCAGGTCCGCCCTTCGCGGTGTTGGAGGCCAGCGGCTACGCCCCTGATGAGATTGGCACAGGCCAGATCGTAGCGCAGGCGGCCCTTGCGACCCACCTGGTTGCCCGCACCGAGGCGACGGGATTTGACGGTGTTGATATAGACGCCTCTGCCATCGTGACCGGCTACCGGGGCACGGAACTGGTGCCCGACCGCACGTTGACCTCGAACCGGCTCACCGTGGCGATGACGTCCGAGCGCCTGTCTGTGGGCGGGCGCGGTGCCCTTGATGGTGTGCCTGTCACCGGAAACTGGAGCGTTCTGCTGGACCCAAGCGCGCCGCCCGGCAGTTTGATCGAGGCGCGTGCGCAGGTGGACCGCGCGAGCCTTGCGACCTTTGGGGTGGACCTGCCCGATTGGCTGATCTCAGGCCAGGGAGAGGCCGACATGACTGTCGCCCTTCACCCCACGCGCCCGGCGCAACTTCGGGTCCGTTCCGACCTTGATGGCATCGCCTTGGCGATCCCGCCGCTGGCGTGGCGCATGGCGGCGGGGCGGACCGGGGACTTCACCGCCGAACTCACCCTTGGCCTGCAACCCGAGGTGCGGTCCCTGGCGCTGGAAGGCGCGGGCCTGTCGCTGGATGGGGCCGTGACCTTCACCGAAGATGGCTACCTGAACCGCTTCTCCGCCGGGCGGTTTCGCCTTGGGCAATGGCTGGACGTGCAGGGCGGCCTTGTGGGGCGGGGCAATGCCGCCCCCGCAATCGAGGTGTCGGGCGGCGTGCTTGATTTCCGCACCATGCCCTCGCTTCTGGGGGCCAGTGGCAGCGGTGGCGGCGGGGATGTAGGGCCGTTGGACGTGCGCCTTGACCGGATGCAGATCACCGAAGGCATTGCGCTGACTGGCCTTCGGGCCAGCCTTGATGGCGCTACGGGCAGCGGCCAGTTTCGAGGCCAGGTTAACAACGGCGCGCCCATCAGCGGCCAGTTGGTGCCAAGCGCCAACGGCCCTTCAGTGCGACTGCAATCGCCGGACGGGGGCGCGGTTCTGCGCTCGGCCGATATTTTCGAGAACATGCACGGCGGCGCGTTTGACCTGATCCTTGCGGCGCGGGCGCAATCGGGCGAATACGATGGCCGCCTGACCATCGACAGCCCACGCCTGCGCGATGCCTCTGTCATGGCAGAACTGTTGAACCTGATTTCCGTGGTGGGCCTTCTGGAGCAACTCTCCGGCGACGGCATCAATCTGGGGCAGGTGGATGGCGCATTCCGCATCACCCCCACCGCGATCACGGTTCAGGAAGGCACCGCCGTCGGCCCCTCCATGGGGTTCTCCATGGACGGTGTTTATGACGTGGCTTCAGGACGTTACGAGATGCAGGGCGTGGTCTCTCCGTTCTATCTGGTGAACGGGTTGTTCGGCGCGATTTTTGCGACGCGGCGCGAGGGACTTTTCGGCTTCAATTATCGGCTGATCGGCGATAGCGACGACACGCGGGTGACGGTGAACCCCTTGTCGATTCTCACCCCTGGCATCTTCCGTGAAATCTTCCGTGCGCCGCCGCCGGACTTCTCCCAGTAG
- a CDS encoding peroxiredoxin, whose translation MLETGHPAPDFTLPRDGGTTLTLSDQRPKAVVLFFYPKDDTPGCTKEAIAFTGLESAFAEANTTLIGISKDTAAKHDKFIAKHDLSIALVSDTDHDTCEQYGTWVEKNMYGKKYMGIERATFLIDSDGNIAQIWRKVKVPGHAEAVLEAARAL comes from the coding sequence ATGCTAGAGACAGGCCACCCCGCCCCCGATTTCACCCTGCCCCGTGACGGCGGCACAACCCTGACCCTGTCCGACCAACGCCCCAAGGCCGTGGTCCTCTTCTTCTACCCCAAGGACGACACGCCGGGCTGCACTAAGGAGGCCATCGCCTTCACCGGCCTCGAATCCGCCTTCGCCGAAGCCAACACCACCCTCATCGGCATCTCCAAAGACACCGCCGCCAAACATGACAAGTTCATCGCCAAACACGACCTCTCCATCGCGCTTGTCTCTGACACCGACCACGACACCTGCGAGCAATACGGCACCTGGGTGGAAAAAAACATGTACGGCAAGAAATACATGGGCATTGAACGCGCCACCTTCCTGATCGACAGCGACGGCAACATCGCCCAGATCTGGCGCAAGGTGAAAGTCCCCGGCCATGCCGAGGCCGTGCTCGAAGCCGCGCGCGCCCTGTAA
- a CDS encoding DUF2189 domain-containing protein, whose translation MTDSTVHPVGEGAPAIRDLRLGDLAKALRLGLRDFLRKPMMGLGFAAAYMVGGWLLYLLLFVTDQDWLAIPITVGFPLLGPFLAVGLYEVSRRLEAGQTEWARRDILGVIWRQRLRQLPSMAWVIIVYFLFWSFFAHMLFALFLGPSALTNVTSSYGYLLQREGILMLLVGTGFGAIFAFVLFALTVVSLPLLLDREVDFVTAMITSVSVVKQNFTVMVVWGVIIAGLTFLALLPGLLGLFVVLPVLGHGSWHLYRLATVTGPARNPHA comes from the coding sequence ATGACCGACAGCACTGTACATCCGGTGGGAGAGGGCGCGCCGGCGATCCGAGACCTGAGGCTTGGCGATCTGGCGAAGGCATTGCGCCTTGGGCTGAGGGATTTCCTGCGCAAACCGATGATGGGGCTGGGGTTTGCTGCCGCCTATATGGTGGGGGGATGGTTGCTTTACCTGCTTCTATTCGTCACCGATCAGGATTGGCTGGCGATCCCGATCACGGTGGGCTTCCCACTGTTGGGGCCCTTTCTTGCCGTCGGGCTTTACGAGGTGTCCCGCCGTCTGGAGGCCGGGCAAACTGAGTGGGCGCGGCGCGACATTCTTGGGGTGATCTGGCGCCAACGCTTGCGGCAACTACCGTCGATGGCTTGGGTGATTATCGTCTACTTCCTGTTCTGGTCGTTCTTCGCCCACATGCTGTTCGCGCTGTTTCTGGGGCCATCGGCCCTGACCAATGTGACATCATCCTACGGCTATCTGTTGCAGCGAGAGGGCATCTTGATGCTGCTGGTGGGCACGGGCTTTGGGGCGATCTTTGCGTTTGTCCTGTTTGCGCTGACTGTGGTGTCACTGCCGCTATTGCTGGACCGGGAGGTGGATTTCGTGACCGCCATGATCACCTCTGTCTCGGTGGTGAAGCAGAACTTTACCGTCATGGTGGTCTGGGGCGTCATCATCGCCGGGCTGACCTTTTTGGCGCTGCTGCCGGGGCTGTTGGGCCTGTTCGTGGTGCTGCCGGTCCTCGGCCATGGATCATGGCATTTGTATCGTTTGGCGACGGTCACCGGGCCGGCGCGCAATCCGCACGCCTGA
- a CDS encoding polymer-forming cytoskeletal protein, whose product MFSKSKINEPGPKTGDASSGSASTGSTGVTGNSSGDTMNKTNTAAATGSKTKPQPSMLSTDLTIVGNLRTTGDIQVEGTVQGDIRAHLLTVGESANIEGEIVADDIVVTGRVVGRVRGLKVRLTSTARVEGDIIHKTIAIESGAHFEGSVQRAEDPLSTGASNPVPTARTPVSTGSPSAAEAPSSSIPRPAAAGPVPSSKD is encoded by the coding sequence ATGTTTTCTAAATCCAAGATCAACGAACCCGGACCTAAGACTGGCGATGCGTCGTCCGGGTCCGCCAGCACTGGTTCGACCGGGGTAACGGGCAACTCTTCTGGAGATACCATGAATAAAACGAATACCGCCGCCGCGACCGGCAGCAAGACCAAGCCACAGCCTTCGATGCTGTCCACGGACCTGACGATTGTCGGCAACCTGCGCACAACCGGCGACATTCAGGTCGAAGGCACTGTCCAGGGCGACATTCGTGCCCACCTTCTGACTGTCGGCGAAAGCGCCAACATCGAGGGTGAGATTGTGGCAGACGACATCGTCGTCACCGGCCGCGTTGTTGGCCGTGTGCGTGGCTTGAAAGTCCGCCTGACGTCCACTGCCCGTGTCGAAGGCGACATCATCCACAAGACCATCGCCATCGAAAGCGGTGCCCACTTCGAAGGCTCCGTTCAGCGCGCCGAAGATCCGCTGTCCACGGGCGCGTCGAACCCGGTTCCAACGGCGCGTACGCCCGTTTCCACCGGCTCGCCCTCCGCGGCCGAGGCGCCGTCCTCGTCGATCCCGCGCCCGGCAGCCGCTGGCCCGGTGCCGTCCTCCAAGGACTAA